CTGGCATGCAGTAtctgtccaataaatatttgctgaatgaatgaaaggatcTAAGCCCAGACCCATGTTCATGTAGGAATCAGATGGCATTTCAAGTCAGCAGAGAAAAAACAGACTATGCCATAAATTGTTTGAGACAACTGGCTAATTCACAGAGCATAACCAAAGTTAGACTTCACCTTGTATCGGCCTCCAAAACAAACTCCAGATTAAAGttgtaaaatgtataaaatacaacCATGTaagtactaaaaaatatttttaaaactatgtttattACCTGGGGCAGAGctttttagaataaaacataaaaagccgaagtaactacaaaaaagaaaacattgatgatttgactaattaaaattaaaaactattaggCAAGAAAACATAAACAAGATGTGTAACTAAAACCACTAAATTGTATACTGTTTgtaagagtgaattttatggtatgtgaattacaattttcagaaggaaaaatttttaaaaagaaagacaagtaacaggaaaatatctGTAATTACAAAGGATTAGTATCCACAATGTATAAAGAATTCCTAGTAATTACATATCCTCAAAATCGACAGCCAACCAATAGCAAAACAGGCAAAGAATATGCAGAGGCATTACAGacagcccaaatagccaaaagaCACCCTTGCAGATGCTCCACCTTTCAGGTAAGCaggtaaagaaaaattcaaacaagcAAGGGACACGATTTCTACCCAATGACTGGAGGGAAAAAGAATACTTAAGCAATGACAAGCACTTGGGGGAAATAGGAACTCTTAAATCCAACGGCAAAGGTGGAAACAGGTAGAGCCTCTTTGTAAACAGTAATCTGGGCAGTTCCTACTCCAATTAAAACAATGTTGACCCAAGCCTCAACAATTCCATTGCTAGCTATTTTATCCAGAAACTGCTCAGGTGTGTGCATAAAGGGTTATGTCCACCGTCATACCATTGATCACTGAAAAAGCAACCAGTCAAAACACTACAGATGGCCCACACTGTGGACGACCATGCAGCAGCTAACAGGAACAAGGCAGCCTATGTGCATGGCCCAGCAAAAGGCATAGTGACATCCCAGTGAGACAATGTCACACAGTCTCAGGCCCCAAATGATGCTAGCAAGGATTGAAAAATAGCAGCTCATTCGCACACAGgcctcactgtgtgccaggccctgctccaGCACTCCACACCCCACTCTTCGCCCTCACAGCCCTGATGCCACTGGCATCCGCTCATTTGACAGATGCAGACCCCGTGGCACAGGGAGCTGTGCTCCCCCAGGACACACAGATAGGAAGGGGGGGCTGTGACTTGaagccaggcagcctggccccagagcTGTGTCCTTAATGATGTCTGTCTATAGTCCTAAGAGTACACACGGATGCACAGGATAAAAGATCTGGAAAGAGAAACTGCAAAATGCTAAGAGCCAAAGAGGATGTTACCCTTGCTGAAAGGCTTGCATTTTCTGTGGAGGGTGTATTCACGTGTCACACGTGTAATCAAAAATTAACAAGAGAGAATCTACAAAGACCAAAGCTGGTTGGCTGAGGGAGACTGTTTGTCCTGGCTCCTACCTGTCCACTCTTTGGGGACCCCTGTGACCCAGCCTTCCCACTGTGGGACACAGGCCCGGGTCTGGGATGACCCTGGAGCTGGGCTGTGCCCAGGAGCAGTGGGGGCACACTTCCAGGACAGAGCCGGGACGGGCTCAGCAGGACACTGCTCTAGATGCAGCTCCGCTGCGGCGGGCTGCCCTCACGTGCAGCAGGCCACTAGCAGGCTCAGGAGAAAGCGCCCTGGCAGATGAGAGATGACCAGGACTCAGTTCTTAGCTGAGCACCCACCCAGTATCCACGGCCCCTGGCTAGCACCAGGTGAATGCCCCATTCTCTAGACCCACCTCCCAGGACAGGCCTCTCAGATGCCCCCAGACAGCGCTTCCATCTGCACCAGGGATGGCTCAGAAGTGCCCTGTCCCCCAATCTAGGAGAGGATGCAGCAGGGAGCAGGAAGTGCAGCCTGGCATGGCCTCGAGGGGCCACTGTGACACTCACCAGCCTTGTGTGACCATTTGGGAGAACCGTTGTCTGCCCCTGGCTCCTAGGATGTGTGTCAGAGGCCACCAAGCTGGCTGGCCACATCCCTTCCACGTCCCCAAATCCCAGGGAGTCAGTGGCAGGTCAGTATCTGATGACCCAAAACCCCAGAGGCCCTGGGGTTGGACATAATGTGACACCGCAGGCTTCACGAGAGCCTGCCAGTGTCCCCTGAAAGAGTGCTCagctctcctctccttcctcatgTTATTTTTGGCTGTGCTAAGAATAGTCTGCTTGAAATCCCCGTTCCTCCTTGTATCCCCTCTCAGGACTGCCCGGCAGCACCTTTCCCGGATGCCCATGGGAAGCAGCCAATCCTTGAACCCAAGTCACGTAGCTCCCCAAGACCTGGTGTCCTCCTTCCCCCAGACATAGCACCGGATCCAGCCTGCGTCTGCCCCTGGGTGTCACCCCCAGACACAGCCCCACGTAGAGCGTCTGCCCCTGGGTGTCGCCCCCAGACACGGCCCCAGGTAGAGCCTGCGTCTGCCCCTGGGTGTCACCCCAGACATGGCCCCAGGTAGAGCGTCTGCCCCTGGGTGTCACCCCCAGACACGACCCCAGGTAGAGCCTGCGTCTGCCCCTGGGTGTCACCCCCAGACACGGCCCCAGGTAGAGCGTCTGCCCCTGGGTGTCACCCCCAGACACGGCCCCAGGTAGAGCGTCTGCCCCTGGGTGTCACCCCCAGACACAGCCCCAGGTAGAGCGTCTGCCCCTGGGTGTCGCCCCCAGACACAGCCCCAGGTAGAGCGTCAGGGTGTCACCCCCAGACACGGCCCCAGGTAGAGCCTGCGTCTGCCCCTGGGCCCCCTCCCGGCCCCAGGCAGCTTGCCCTGCCCTTGCTCCAAGGCCTTTGTGCCCTGCATCACCTGAGCCTGACAAGCAAGCCTGGGCAGGACACGGCCCAACATGCCCCTCGCTGCCACACGACGGACAGGGCCCTGTTCTCCGGGGGATGGCTGTCTCTGATGCTTCCCCACAGAAAAGCCCCCATGCGTCCCCTCTCAGCCTGTGAGCACCTGACAGTGGCCCTGGGAGGGCCGGGCGCCCCTCACAGCTGGACTCTCCCCCAGCACCTTGTGTGGGGTCTTGCCCTGCCCACATGTGCCACTCTGAACCTTGAACCTGGCACCATGCAGGCAGGCGGGCCGCAGCGCAGGACAGTCAGCCCTGCTCGCCTGCCGTGGGCCCCGTGCCCCGCGCCCGCTCTGGTTACAGGCGCCCCACTCACTTGTTGAAGAGGTTCAGGCCAATGCGGTAGTGCCGCTTGCGGATGACGTCGTTGCTGAAGGCAGGCGAGTCCCAGCTGTTGCGGGTCTCCTTGTGGTAGGTCTGCTTGCTGAGGGTCTGCTCCCGCAGGCTGTCTCGGGACGAGGACTCGGAGCTGCAGTTGATGGTGTCGTTGGAGTTGGACGTGCTGTTGATGCTGTCGTTGTCACCGTCTGAGTAGTCAGACTCAGACTTGCTCTGCCGGTTGGCTGAGCCGTTGATGGCCAGATGGCTCTCCAGGGGCCTGGGTGGCCGGGGCCGCAACTCTGGCTCTTCTCGGGGGAGGCCTTTGGGGGGGCCGCTGTGGGGGCCATGCTTGGGGCTGCCCTGCTGCCCAGCAAGGCTGCGCTCGTAGGCGCTCTGCCTCTTGAGGGAGCCGCGGTCGGAGCGGTCGCTGAGGTCCACGGAGCTGTCGCTGGGCGGCTCGATGGTCAGCAGTGGGAGGTGCTCCACCCGCAGCCGTGGCTCCTGCCGCTCCAGCGACGGCGTGCTCCGGCAGCTAGTGTCCGTGCCAGCCGTGTCCTCCTTGTGGGCCAGGGCCCAGTAGTCCTGGGCTGCAGCCCCGGCACGCAGTCGCAAGTCTGGCTCAGTGCTGGACGGGCGGTCCCCCACCTGCGAGAGGGGCAGAGGAGGTGACAGCTCCTCCTCGTCGATGTACAGGGTGACGTCGCTGTACGAGGCTGTCATCTCATCCAGTTTGCGGTGGTCCATGCTGTGCAGGGCCGGCTTGGACTCAGCGTCCCGGGCGCGTGCCGTGTCCATGGCGGGAGCCTCCTCAGAGTGCAGGCTGCGGCAGTTGAGAGCGTCGTCGATGGACTCGGCCAGTGACTTCACCTGCCGGGAAAAGGCGTCTTCCAGCTCCGTGATGGCGTCTGCGAAGTCGCTGGAGGGGGCCGGAGACTTGAGGCTGGACGCCTCTCCCAGGTCGGCACACTCGGAGGGCACCAGGGCCCCCAGCTGGGAGCCGTCGTTGGTCACGGAAACCTGCTTCCCCTCAAAGTAGGAGCTGTGCACTTTCTCGGGCCCCTCGAAGGAGAACTGCATCCTCATGTTGGACAGCACGATCCGGCGCGACATGCGGTTCTCCGACATGGAGCTGCGCAGCCGCTCGAAGTTCTTGTTCATCTGGTACTGGCGGAACGCAGTCTGGATGGTGCGGGCTGCATGGCGGGTCACAAGGCGGCCCCCATACTTTCGTTCTAGCATCTCCAcctggggggaggagagaagaatgAGGATATCCTGCAGGTATGCACAGCGTGGCACCTACCACAGCAGTTCTTGCTTCCTAACCCTATAGAGGCACAGCCTGGGAAGATCTCAGCACATCTCAAAGTTGGTTAGAGCGACTGCTGAGTGGTGCTGGTGGGCTTATGTGGAATATGGGTCCCCTAAAGCGAATGCAAATATGCTtccagtctcactctgttgcctgggcatgagggcagtggtgtcatcatagctcactgcaacctcacactgctgggcttaagcaatcctcctgccttagcctcccatgtACCTGGGacttataggcatgtgccaccatgcctagtgaatttttaaattttttgtagagatctagtctcactgtgttgcctaggctggtcttaaaatCCTGacctcaggccgggcgtggtggctcacgcctgtaatcctagcactctgggaggccgaggcgggcggattgctcaaggtcgggagttcgaaaccagcctgagcgagaccccgtctctactaaaaatagaaagaaattaattgaccaactaaaagtatatatacaaaaaattagccgggcatggtggtacatgcctgtagtcccagctactcgggaggctgaggcaggaggatcgcttgagcccaggagtttgaggttgctgtgagcgaggctgacgccacggcactcactctagcctgggcaacaaaagtgagactctgtctcaaaaaaaaaaaaaaaaaaaatcctgacctcaaatgatcctgccacctcagcctctcaaagtgctaggattacagatgagAGCCACCACATCCAGTCATTAAAAGGCAGTGGGATACAGTATGCCGTGTTTCCTGAGCCTCTCAGGTCATGGACGCCTTTGGCCCAAGTGTACCTTGTAGCATACAATCTAATGAAAACACTCTGGAGATGCTGGAAGAAGTGAGTGAAGCCAGCCCCTCTAGGGAAGAGGAACCTGAGGCCCACGCAGCTTAAGAGACTTGCTCCGGGAGGCTCTCCCTCTTGGGCACCGCTGTTCCCGATGGCTTGTGTCCGCGTTTGGAGATGGGGTGCACAGCCATCATCCTGCAagggcagggctgcaggcagCGGGGGGCCCAGTGTGACATatgggcctcccaaagtcctagggcTCGGCGGGGCCACCCACAACCACGGACAGCCAGGAAGGCTGCTCCCTGAGCTTTCTCCTGAAAAATGAACACAGCCGCGCAGCCGGAGCTGGCTCTGTGTGAATCAAAGAAAAGCGAAGAGAAGGAATTGGCTTCTCTGTGGCCAGGCCTCTCGGGTGCTGGGGCAGGGCGGCCGTCTGATGGGGCTGGGAGAGGTCTCAGGTCCCTAGGAGTGAGGCAAAGCGCTGTACCTGCCCGCTTCGCCCCACTGGCCCGACACACCAGCCATCACACCAAACTGACAGCAGAAAGGGGGACACACAAGCCCTTGCCTTGCGGAGCGAGAGTCTGTCCAGTGgaacagacagacacagacacacagctgGAATCGACTGAGCAGATGCCAAGCAAAACACGGGCTGCGGCCTGAGTCAGGGCGGGGAGGCAGGCGCGGGGCTCTCCGGGCTGCCGGGGGCCGGCACGCGTGAGCATGCAGCCTGGCCCTCTGGCTTCCCAGGCAGGTGGCCTAGGCAAGTGACTTCGTGCTTCTTGCGCCTCCCTGCGCAGTCGGCGTGCCGAGCCATCCAGGGACACCTGTGAAGCTGGTCCAGAGCGCCCCAAACGGGGAACGCGGCAGCTCTCCTGGGCCCACAGGAagggctgggcaggctgggcagagaAGAGCTGGGTGTGGGGATCAAAATGACTTTTCTAagcccagccaggcccagagTCAGCCAGGGTGGTtctgcttttcctcttccccCACAGTTACTGAACGCCATCCAAAGAGATGACCTCACTTCCACATCTGCAAGCAGAgagttttctactttttgggTTGTGAGTGGAACTCAGAAAGCCTACAGGGCCAATAAGGGGCCCGAGGCTGCACTCTGGGAAGCTCTTTCTTCCCGTCCTCCCTTTTTGCCCAAGAAGGCCCATAGTCCTGGCATCCCTTGTCAGCCCTGGGTGGGGATGTCACAAGCACCAGGGCCACCAGCTCTGGCCTGGAGCTCACCGCAGGGCTGTCTTGCCTGCTGGCTCTGGACCTCACACACTAGGCAGCCACCCTGTTTTCCTGAGGCCTTTTCCCAAATCTGCATGTGTGTTGGGAGCAACGGGGTGTCAGCAGGGCAGAAACGGGTACTGCATTTAGTCATTAAAGCCTCTCATAGTCCCTCCCCAAGGGGACACGCACTGACCTAGGGCTGCTCGTCCCCCAAACTCACCATGCTCATTCTTCTTTCTGAACTGTAACTAACACCAGGCCCAGTCTAAACACTTACTGGAACCCAGGGCAGGACAAGCCAGCAGGCATGGACACCTGCTGGCCGGCTGTGTGTGCTGCAGACTGCACACCTCATCTGATGCTCACAGCAACTTCTGGCCTCCTGAGGGCTTTCAATGCCCCACTTCCCAGAGGAGGAGAGGCTCGGGGCAGGGAAGCAGCCGGCCCAGGCCACACAGATAATGGGTACGGGAGTTGACCCCCTACCCATGGTGGCCAGGGCTGTCCCATCAGACCCTCACTGGCCCTGAAAGGGACACTTCTGAACAGTGGGGATGAAGAACCAGGAAATGCCCTTCTACAAAGCAGAACTGCCCCGCTTGGTAACACAGCGACTGTGAGGCCCACGGAGGCCTCCTGCTCTCAAGGACAGGAAACCACCAGAAAGTACAGATGGCTGGGGACCAGAAGAACACGAGACTACCCGTTGGGCTCCTTTCACCCAAATGAGGCTTTGTGTTACCCAGAATTAAAACTCCTTGTGGAATCAGGCATGCTACTTTCACCTGGCAGTTGCTTTTGCCTTGCTTGCCAGGAAGCTCAGCAGCCCTCCATGTTGCAGCCTCCCTCTCGCCTCTTCTGTTCCAGCTCTCGCACACCACGCTCACTCTtccctcagggcctttgcacctggcTCTCACCTCTTCCTGGAACACCCAGTTCTAACTCCACCTGAGAGTGGTCTTCTCTACCACCCTTATTTAATGCTGT
This window of the Microcebus murinus isolate Inina chromosome 21, M.murinus_Inina_mat1.0, whole genome shotgun sequence genome carries:
- the IQSEC1 gene encoding IQ motif and SEC7 domain-containing protein 1 isoform X8; this translates as MLERKYGGRLVTRHAARTIQTAFRQYQMNKNFERLRSSMSENRMSRRIVLSNMRMQFSFEGPEKVHSSYFEGKQVSVTNDGSQLGALVPSECADLGEASSLKSPAPSSDFADAITELEDAFSRQVKSLAESIDDALNCRSLHSEEAPAMDTARARDAESKPALHSMDHRKLDEMTASYSDVTLYIDEEELSPPLPLSQVGDRPSSTEPDLRLRAGAAAQDYWALAHKEDTAGTDTSCRSTPSLERQEPRLRVEHLPLLTIEPPSDSSVDLSDRSDRGSLKRQSAYERSLAGQQGSPKHGPHSGPPKGLPREEPELRPRPPRPLESHLAINGSANRQSKSESDYSDGDNDSINSTSNSNDTINCSSESSSRDSLREQTLSKQTYHKETRNSWDSPAFSNDVIRKRHYRIGLNLFNKKPEKGVQYLIERGFVPDTPVGVAHFLLQRKGLSRQMIGEFLGNRQKQFNRDVLDCVVDEMDFSAMELDEALRKFQAHIRVQGEAQKVERLIEAFSQRYCICNPGVVRQFRNPDTIFILAFAIILLNTDMYSPNVKPERKMKLEDFVKNLRGVDDGEDIPREMLIGIYERIRKRELKTNEDHVSQVQKVEKLIVGKKPIGSLHHGLGCVLSLPHRRLVCYCRLFEVPDPNKPQKLGLHQREIFLFNDLLVVTKIFQKKKNSVTYSFRQSFSLCGMQVLLFENQYYPNGIRLTSAVPGADIKVLINFNAPNPQDRKKFTDDLRESIAEVQEMEKHRIESELEKQKGVVRPSMSQCSSLKKEPGNGTLSRACLDDSYAGEGLKRSALSSSLRDLSEAGVHH